One Prinia subflava isolate CZ2003 ecotype Zambia chromosome 8, Cam_Psub_1.2, whole genome shotgun sequence DNA window includes the following coding sequences:
- the ANGPTL4 gene encoding angiopoietin-related protein 4, whose amino-acid sequence MQLGGAALLLCAAGLAAAPAPAPGAGAERRAAAGAGRERRVQFASWDEVNVLAHGLLQLGHGLKEHVERTKGQLRELGGRLSAHNSSLGRLLRQAREAQERGERLRGSVRELEGRGRQLLNLSEALRQRLEEVAADKDAIQGRLERLEGRVRLALQARPAGNQSARDLGALQSLMDAQNLRIEELLQKIKQQQYKLDKQNLQIKSLQSKVNLLIPLHHNKTQSPKWKINLKKSLNITNQSQNGSGESVQTQKLPEGCHQLFLAGQQSSGVFQVQPAGSQPFKVYCDMSAEGGWTVIQRRMDGSVDFDQLWDAYKNGFGDLHGDFWLGLEKIHHVVQEGKYNLLIELEDWEGNSQVVQFVFSLGGESTAYTLNLLGPLSGELENAIGEFRQLPFSTRDRDHDLKADTNCAKHLSGGWWFSTCGHANLNGKYFRSIPRQRHERKQGIFWKTWKGRYYPLKSTVMKIQPAALEAEP is encoded by the exons ATGCAGCTCGGCGGCGCAGCGCTGCTGCTGTGCGCGGCGGGGCTGGCCGCGGCCCCCGCGCCGGCAccgggggccggggccgagcggcgggcggcggcgggagccgggcgggagcggcgggtGCAGTTCGCCTCCTGGGACGAGGTGAACGTGCTGGCCCacgggctgctgcagctggggcacgGCCTGAAGGAGCACGTGGAGCGCACCAAGGGACAGCTGCGGGAGCTGGGCGGGCGGCTGAGCGCCCACAACAGCTCCCTGGGGCGGCTGCTGCGGCAGGCGCGGGAGGCGCAGGAGCGCGGCGAGCGGCTGCGGGGCAGCGTGCGGGAGCTGGAGGGCCGCGGCCGGCAGCTGCTCAATCTCTCCGAGGCGCTGCGGCAGCGGCTGGAGGAGGTGGCGGCTGACAAGGACGCGATCCAGGGCCGGCTGGAGCGGCTGGAGGGCCGGGTCCGTCTGGCGCTGCAGGCGCGGCCGGCTGGGAACCAGAGCGCCCGGGACCTGGGGGCGCTGCAG TCCCTGATGGATGCTCAGAACCTGCGGATCGAGGAGCTTCTGCAGAAaatcaagcagcagcagtacaaGCTGGACAAGCAGAATCTGCAGATTAAAAGCCTGCAGAGCAAG gtcaATCTACTAATTCCCCTAcaccacaacaaaacacagtCTCCGAAGTGGAAGATAAACCTGAAAAAGAGCCTCAACATCACCAACCAGAGTCAGAATGGCAGTGGGGAGTCCGTGCAGACACAGA AGCTCCCAGAGGGTTGCCACCAGCTCTTCCTGGCTGGGCAGCAAAGCAGTGGCGTTTTCCAGGTGCAGCCTGCAGGATCTCAGCCTTTCAAAGTCTACTGCGACATGAGTGCAG AGGGTGGCTGGACAGTGATCCAGAGACGCATGGATGGCTCTGTGGACTTTGACCAGCTGTGGGATGCCTACAAGAATGGCTTTGGAGACCTTCATG GTGACTTCTGGCTGGGCCTGGAGAAGATACATCACGTTGTCCAAGAGGGAAAATACAATCTCCTGATTGAGCTGGAAGACTGGGAGGGGAATTCCCAGGTGGTTCAGTTTGTCTTCAGTCTTGGTGGTGAGAGCACAGCCTACACACTCAACCTGCTGGGGCCTCTGTCTGGAGAGCTGGAAAATGCCATTGGGGAATTCAGGCAGCTGCCCTTCTCCACTCGGGATCGTGACCATGACCTTAAAGCTGACACAAACTGTGCCAAACACCTCTCAG GTGGCTGGTGGTTCAGCACCTGTGGCCATGCCAACCTCAATGGGAAATACTTCCGCTCCATCCCACGGCAGAGGCACGAGCGCAAGCAGGGCATCTTTTGGAAGACATGGAAGGGCAGGTACTACCCCCTGAAGTCAACCGTCATGAAAATCCAACCTGCAGCACTGGAAGCAGAGCCCTAA